aataataaactctacatttacaaataaacatctctgaaaaaaaaaactcagtgaccaatatacaCGGAGTTgcataataattctgcacattaatagttgcctaataatggtGTACATATAATATgctcttaagaaagccaaaacttcacttttactacttattCCTTttaatgttcaggtttgagggtttgttatttgaattgaccaagagcactgtagttgtacaataccAAAAGTAATCTTCAAAAACTTGCCtaataataggctttatgcctagctgcactacttcctgaacttcagccagctccttgtttgctgtctgccattgttggacgGGCTGATtgatccaggtgtgtctgattattgttgttgtgactactgaggtcagacacacctggattaatcagtttgtccaataatggcagacaggaaacaaggagctggctgaagttcaggaagtagtgcagctgggcataaagcctattgtgcAACTGCAAACGGTGTAGTAATcaacattaaacaaaacaaggcATGCTTGGAAAATAGAGACAGGACTGCATCTAGTCACGATTATTTATTACTTATTAATAGCTATTAATTTAGCATTTTTaatgcaggcactagcagcaaggtCATTAAGACGACGTTgagccccatatatggtaaagacaacgTTCGTAAAAACAGCTAGACAGTCAGTCCAGTGTTCGCTAAGTCAGAATTTATTCGGCGAATGCGTTTCCATCTCTCATttgcatttactctttttcgcaTCAAAAACCACCTTATGCGagtgtaaaaacattttgagaattaaaagattttatttgaaatttggtgtttccatcaCTCGTTTTTGATGTGATACTTCAAATGCACATAACATGGTGATGGAAATATGGCTATTGACGAACTGAGTGTTTCACCCAAAATGTAACTACTTAActttatctcgtcatttatgagttcatatttaactaataaatatgcctttttggacgaatttcaaagtgaaagtgtaataccgcttttatccaccagatggccaaatcgaatttatcaaaaacggaagttaaaaggagttaatgatttattttaactgcctttatgtttgatagtcattctgagtctgatctctaacataaattcctttacaaaaacgcaatttttttaagctttttgctcaaaatgttgtatttttgaagagaaatatccatatttcagtggttaaattaagtagaaaaagtaaatatataatgaaacgcagagggtgtgttctttaatttgatataatttgcatgtatatatatttatagaaaatgatttttcctgcaaggaattttgtgaaaagtttgttaaagtcacaaaaatgcaggtgggcaacttttctcaaaaaggctggcagtgaatgagttaatgcaagaaaatgaacaaaacaaGCTGTTTCAACATTTTTCCATTTCAATTGCCAGTGGATGTTAAAATCACATTAAGCTCAGGTATAAAGTTGATGTTTTTCGTGTTTTTTTCGTTCAGATTTTCATTAACAATGAATGGCACGATGCAGTAAGCAAGAAAACTTTCCCCACCATTAATCCTGCGACTGGTGAAGTCATCTGTCATGTCGCAGAGGGCGATAAGGTAGGGGTCTGTCTTTGAGCATTTTATTCATCTGATCAAAAAACAATGTCACGTGGCCTTTCATTTTTCTAGGCGGATGTGGACAAAGCTGTTGAGGCTGCTAAAAATGCCTTTAAGCTCGGGTCTCCGTGGCGACGCATGGATGCATCTCAGCGTGGACATCTCCTGAACCGATTGGCCGACTGCATTGAGAGAGATTCGGCTTATTTAGCGGTGAGTCACTTTTGTCCTGTAAATTGTTAAAGACTTGTTTTAAAAACAGCTCattgcattttatatattaataaaaaattatgtttttttttgtgctgttaagcaaaaatacaattaaagcttaaaaatatataattaaaagtTTACAGTTGTATAATAACCCAACTATGGTCACAATAAAAGCAGTTAAAAAAAGTTGTGCCTCTTATTTGcattattacatttaaacaaatttacatttGAAGGCTGAAGTAGtctgtgaaaaaaaaaatgcaacgcATCACCTgagctacatactacattctcctgtagacGTGTGTATTCGCATACAATGtacgtatttttttttaaatccggCGGTGCGTGTACAGTATGCGAGCACTCTTCTGATGGTGAAAATTGTGTCACTGTACAAGGACCCTTgcgtacatgtaaaaaaattactatACCTTGGCCTTTAGTACACCGTTATTGATTCCAAATTTGATTCCGCTTATTGATTCCAATTCCTAACGATTCTTGGTTTTGATTCTAAAGAGGTGGGAAGCAACAACAATCAAGCCTTTATAgatcaaaaatatttatttggtggTCTTGGCAGATGACGTAAAATTAAGTGAACGCACCTTCCAGaattgaaatttttattttatatcaaggATCCGACTCCTTTCTTATAGATCAGATTCCAGAATTAGAATCGAAACTCGATCCCCAACCCTAGTACACAGTAACTTAGCCACTGTGTccaccaaagcatttaaacgcggctgaaacaACACACCGaattcttcagctgagcgctttggttgctataaTACTTGTTTATAAGTTATTGTACGACGCACTAGTTGGTTGGTGTGGTATTTGTGTCACCCATCCTttgctgtgattggatggctgagtaaaaagtgacattgacgagctaaGCGTTGTTCCCGAAatataaaatttttcaactcttggCGCACAGACAAATCTGGGGGTGTGCACAACTAGTTGAATATTCAATCTGAAAAAATTATATTCGGAtgggtttttttttcagaaaattcTGTGTAGCTTTTTCATTGTTAAGTGTATGAGTTTAACATCAATATTAACAGCtttatgttatatgttttatATCATCTTTGTTcgtatattgttcattgtttgtatttaattaaaataggaGCTAGAGACTCTTGACAATGGGAAACCATACGCAATCTCCTACTGTGTTGATGTCCCCATGGTGGTGAAATGCCTCAGGtgaaaaatggcgggaaaatgtTAATTGAAAttccaaaatgttaattttttttttaattagcatTTGCACTTCAAGAGTGATTTTcgggaaaaaaaattcttggtatttttgtgttgctttcaGTGGAAGTTTCAAAAAATTCTTGAActgggatgctttttcttggtgAGCAGGACGACCCAAGAagataagtctagtttttaacccaaaaatgtaaaatgtcagtgattttgtgaaaaaactttttcacatttgttttatgcacaaaatcacttaaatttgatatttttgttctgagaactggacttattttcttgggtcgttttgctcatcgggaaaaagcatcatggtttgggagtttttggatatttttgctgagggcaagacaaaaatactaagaatttttcttgaaaatcattttttgcagtgtaatcacATTTGTACtagaaatgtatatttttatcataaacaagaACTAAACCTTTAATTATTAAATTTTAAGTTCAGCCCTTAAGGGTAACATAAATTCTCATTACATTTGAGCTGCATTTATTTGGTTTTTCAATTTGAATTGTGTATTATCTTTGttttagtgctgcctcacgattagtcgcgactggTCGTTTGCAGAATagaagtttttgtttacatggtAAATGTGTgggtactgtgtataataattatgtttatataaatacaaacacataaatgtataattttaagaaaaaaatatatttatataataaacatttatatttatatataatatagattatatataaatataaacatgtatatacacatgcaaatgtttcttaattatgtacatgcatgtgtgtatgtgtatttatacataattattatacacaatgcacccacatatattatgtagaCAGGAACTTTTGTTCTGCAAACGATtggtcgcgactaatcgtgaggcagcactactttgtttatgtttatagGTATTTTGCCGGCTGGGCAGACAAATGGCATGGGATGACCATTCCAGTTGAtggggattacttttgttacaCAAGACATGAACCCGTTGGAGTGTGTGGCCAAATTATTCCTGTAAGTTTGTGCTGTGGAGTTCATTTAGATCCTGGAAGTCTTAtgttcccattttgtttgtcattttttaaatgctaatgtattttttgcccTAAAAGTTCCCTGCAAAGCATCGACAACTGTTAAGCACAAAGTCCTTTGCACATTGCATCTGAGATGTTTGGTAAAAGAGCCACCAAGTTGTTCATAATTTGTAATGATTAAAATgattaaacaaacttttgattctatcttaaatgttattttataacAAAGACCTGCGctgtatttttgtgtttgtgcTCTGTATTGTGATTTGTAATGCAAATGTTCTTCTGCTATTGCATTGTTAGTTTTTTATTGCCTGGCATTATATTTAACAATTGCATTGTTGTCTTAAAGTGGTCACATGCATTGCTTAAAAGAgcattattttttgtgtgtggtgtaatgcaatgtgtaTAAATGGTTTAACatcattttccacataccatacattattATTACTCCTTTATGTCCCACCTTTCTGAGATGCATTGATTTTTACAAAGCTCATGGTTATGAAAAGCACggtgtgctctgattggccagctatccagtgtGTTGTGACTGGCCAAATACCTCAAACGTGTGCTGGAAATGTTAACCATAACCCCCTAACCATATTTTAATATCCCAAAGCACAAATCTTCCCACACAGTTACATAGATAGCTGTTTATGAAGAATTTCTTtgggtttcatattttattctTTGCGACTTTGGATCTTTTATATGCACGAATAGAAAGGcaaaggaaaacatgaaattaCATCATACAACCTGGACTCTGCATCGCTTTTTGCTTctaagtgtttgtttgtttaatccATCATTAACATGTGCGTTTTAGTTAATTAAATTAGTAATCCAGTCATCTTTTTCCCATTGTCCGGCAGTGGAACTTCCCATTGTTGATGCAGGCGTGGAAGCTCGGCCCTGCCCTGGCTACAGGGAACACGGTTGTGATGAAGGTGGCGGAGCAGACGCCTCTCACTGCCCTTTATGTCGCCAATCTTATCCAAGAGGTGACTACTGTAGTTACATTTGCATTAAATAGGCCATCTTAaattgtttttcagcatgtaTAGGTTTCGAGTGTAGGGCTgcgtaacgattaatcgcgactaatcgtttgccaaataaacgtttttgtttacatcgtgtgtgtgtactgtatataataattatatatatatatatatacacacacacacatgcatgtataattttaagaaaatatattatacacagtacacacattatataacaacaaaaacttttattttgttaacgattagtcgcgattaatcgttatgcagctcTAGTTGGGTGTTAATAACCCTGTAATTCCACATTGTCCGACTGTTTTCAATGACGTTGATGTTGTTTAAGGTGGGATTCCCTGCTGGTGTTGTTAATATCGTCCCAGGAATGGGTCCTACGGCAGGGGCAGCCATCTCATCTCACATGGACGTTGACAAAGTGGCATTTACCGGCTCCACTGATGTAAGAAACTTTCCTTTATTGGTACTTGATATAGTATTAGTAGTACTGTGGATCAATTCAGTTTAGTATCGACTTTATGTTTGTATTGAAGAGCTctcttatttttatattataggTCGGTCAGCTTATCCAGCAAGCATCTGCCAACAGTAATCTCAAGAAAGTGACATTGGAGCTGGGCGGAAAGAGCCCTAACATCATTTTATCAGATGCTAATAGTAAGCTTGCTCTTTTATCCACATCCTTGAAAAGATATGAAAGTATAAAAAGGTGAGatatgtatatttgtttttgcaGTGGAGAACGCGGTTGAGCAGTCCCATCTTGCCCTCTTCTTCAACCAGGGACAGTGTTGTTGCGCAGGCTCTCGTACGTTTGTGCAGGAGAGCATCTACGATGAGTTTATGGAGAGGAGCGTAGAGAAAGCCAAGAAGAGGGTTGTGGGAGATCCCTTTGACTTGAAAACCGAGCACGGACCCCAGGTACGCATCTGTAGAAAAAATTTACGGGATAGAAGTTAAACAATGGGTTGCAGTATGCatgaattttaagttaaatgtagCAAATGTCTAAATGTTGATTGATTGTTTTTCTACCCATAAGGTGGATGACAAACAGTTCCAGAAGATTCTGGGTTACATCGGCAGCGGAAAACGCGAGGGAGCCAAGCTGATGTGCGGTGGTGGCGCGGCAGCCGACCGCGGTTACTTCATCCAGCCGACTATCTTTGGTGACGTTCAGGATAACATGACAATTGCCCGCGAGGAGGTCTTGTTTGTCTTGATGTCAacacaaattaatattttatgtccTTGCGTTTATCATTTACGTGCTGAGTTGCCATATAATTCGCACAATAATAAGCTGTTTGTTGGGAATATAAACCCTTGCAGGACCTGATGACTGACTGATGATTATATGCAATCTCTTCCTCTGCTGTTAGATTTTTGGTCCAGTGATGCAGATTTTGAAGTTCAAGTCTTTAGAGGAAGTTATCGAGAGAGCCAATGACAGTAAATATGGCCTTGCAGCAGCTGTTTTCACCAAAGACATTGACAAGGCCAACTATGTCTCCAGCGGTCTGCGTGCTGGCACTGTGTGGTAAGCGTGTAATAATTTATGAGCAATATAAAAGCCCTAGTGAGAAATACTTTGTTTACATGTGTTTTGTTGCGTTAGGGTTAACTGCTACAACGTGTTCGCGACTCAGGCTCCCTTCGGAGGCTATAAGGCTTCAGGAATTGGTCGTGAGCTGGGACAGTATGTACTGGACAACTACACAGAGGTCAAAACGGTAAGGTTTTCCCAAAACAGGGCAGCCAAACCTTTTACAAACGAAAGTCAGTATTGCTTATAGGGAATAGTTCATGGCACTTTTCCTGTTATCCCACCaaagttttttcaaataaagtatataaatattataagaaGAAGTTCACATTGATGATGAGTTTattaatgtttatgttttatatgCATGATAGCATGTATCCTGTTAAAAAGGTTGCCATCATCTGACCTATGGCTTCTATCTATTGGGCACTGATATCCGCCATAATTGAATTGCTATTATAATAGcgtattttaaacacaatatcaagaaaagtctttttttttttaaatgtagcataAGGTGTCCCGTGTTCATGTACTCATTCATTTTCTTCTCCTCTGTAGGTTATCACTAAGGTTCCTCAAAAAAATTCCTAAATGGATGAAATATCTGAAGAAGCAGCTATATGCATATATAGGTGCATAGTCTCTTACACTCATAAAAAACTATGAAACACTTATAtcaccattataatcacttataAGTGCTTTTGCAAACAGTATTGCTCTATATGATTTTCAATCtgaaaaaaagtatatataaaatgtgttttggGCTGTTTttattcagacgcacttaaaaGGTTTTTCATCTAAGCTGCTCTTATATAATATGTTTATTTGCatgaatacatacatacaatttTCTATTCATTATCTTAATGCACATGTAAGTGTCTATTTTTCTATTTGCTATTTTGCaggaagaaaaaaataaaagaatgtcATACACTAACCATGATTGTTCATGAACTCTCCTTGTTTACATCTCTCTTGTTTACATATGCATAAATCAATAATGTTAGTTAAAacctttataaaatgtattcattttaataaaGCTAACAATGAAGGTTGAGTCATTTAATTGACTATAACCGctctactttttaaaaattatacatttatgttttcTAAAATGCTTTCCTAATGAaaagaccagcttaaaccagcctATCCTGTTGGTGTAGCAGACTGGTTTTTGGAGGGCTTTTGAACACATCAAATCTGGTCAGGCTGTAAGACCAGCTGACCGGCCAGCTTGGTTAATCTTGTTGGCTGATCTTAGCCGGTTTAGGATGAAAGTAACTGGTTTAAggtggtcctcccagcctggtcaAGCTGAGGGgtcagctggttttagctggtgggGTCTGACTGCTGTTTAGTTTTGCTCTCTGCACTTTCGCATTTGTCACTACACTACATTATACGCTGGAAGCGCATTCTTTTGTGAATGTGCGTCAGTCATCATTACCGGAAGATAGTTGTTTGTAAAGctttaaatattgatattttaattaCAAAATCGCATAAATTGCCCTttagaaggcctttattaaTCCCCTGGAGTTGTGTGAATTACTTCTTTAGAgtatggatggatttttttgggggggtttaATTAAGAAGCACCATTCACTACcatttataaagcttggaacagcTGGGACATTGTTTTATATAATTTTGATTGTGGTCATCTGAAAGAAAATAATCATATACATCGacgatggcttgagggtgagtaaatcatggggtaattttcatttttgtgtaaattatCTCTTTAAAGGTGACAATTCacgaaaattttattttttttcatgttaaattgcTATAATTGGGTGCCCAGTGCCTGCCAGAATTTCTTtgggtttcatattttattctTTGCGACTTTGGATCTTTTATATGCACGAATAGAAAGGcaaaggaaaacatgaaattaCATCATACAACCTGGACTTTGCATCGCTTTTTGCTtctaataaattatctatataatattttgagctaaaacttcaccaaagatttatttaacattttataaagtctTATGAAATGTTCCCTTTTAAGGATTGCGCTCCTCCTGTCCGTTAGGTGGCGCACGCATTGACTGCGCGAAGCGGCGGACACTAAAGAAGAAGAGTCTTCCTCAGCTCTCATCAAAGCTAACATCTTAGCAAATACACTTAGGATAATGTTAATATTTCCTCTTTTGTGATTTTTACTACACGTTTTCATGCAGAACAGCCCCGCAACATTTGAAGATTAAGAGAGATCCGATACATGTAAATACGAGCGTCGGAAATCTCATGTGCTGTGAAAGCAAGATTCACAGCTAGCATCCAAACAGCCGGCCAGCAATAACTCGTTTTCTCTTATCAGTTTTGTTAATCAGTTCTTAACAGTGGTATAGACCTATTTGCAGCTTGGTTAGTGGCTTGTCTGTTGGTCAGTTTGGGTCTGAAGCACGTATGTAAGATGTTAGTCAAGCACGTATGTTAGCTCTCGTGCTGTAAGATTTGGAGGTTTCGAAAAGCATTACATTTGCTTGGCCTCATAGTATGGAAATAATAGAGTTTTACATGTAATGCCAACTTGGCATTTATTTCAAACGAAGAAAGGCGAGGACTTAAAGTTCATCATGAAAATTGTACTTTGGCAAACATCGTAAGGAGATTCGTGATAACATCACCTGGATCATTACCAGGGTAAAATCTTACATGTGTGAGCCTAACTGAAGTCAAAGGGTGCCGTGAATCTGTCACTGTTACATCATGACCGAGGAGACGGGCGTGGACAGATTCATTAAGGTAAATTATCTTTAACAATATTATACTATCAACTTATATGACAGTTACGACTTCTGTCAGTAACGTAACGTTACACGTTACTACCAAACTACAACTTGAACATATGATGCATTTCGGATAACAGTTGCATGCATACCGCGATATCAACATTACTTTAATACTGCGAAAAGTTATGTATAGACGGTttacgtaacttccggtaaactccacaaagaatcaataacaacaaagtccttttagagtcgtttatttctgataacaagctaaataaacaaaaactagATATATCATAGCTAAAAtttatcaaaaactacaatgaGCTAaggttactgtgtaaaatgtgtactatataaggtttagccactagccagaccattaaacaaacagagaccggaagtggAGTTCCGTCCAGACAAATAACCGCGACATTGCGCGTGCGTCCGATAAAAAACATCTACAGTCTAAAGTTTTTGGTTGATGCAGCTAGCAGAGAGAAAtaattactgtgggttcacaccagatgcgagttcaacgatttgcgcaagtagatgaCATACAAactcaatgcaaagacgcgattagacGTGTCCCCGTGTAGGGCGATATGACACGATattgggcggcgcgtttgctaTTTGCCTTAAAtgtgtcttcgcccaagttgaaaatattcaactcgagcaaaaattcgcatgacacaaagttaaatctctttgtttaactttatgtcATGGGAATTTTCCGcgtgagttgaatattttcaacttgcgcgtaggtgcgtttgaggcgaatagcgcgtgttttcgctgCATTTCGCGCCGCTCAATTTGTGTCATTCCCATCCCCCCGTCTGTTCGCGTTTTTGCATTGTTTGTTATATACTCGCGCAAATCGCTGAActtgcatttggtgtgtatgccccataatgTTTGTTGTGTATGTACTAGCATAAGACCGATTGAGTGGCCTTCTTTTCCCAAAAAGAAGGCGAAACATGTATGTTATGtaattttttaactttaagtTGATCATCTTTAAAGCACCAAAAGCATTATTGTGTTTATTGCAATTTCTAGCAAATGATCACACCTTGCAACAATTCTCAATATACCGTGTCGCCTTATGCCAAAGGATAATGATAATCTTGCTATAACAATTGCAGCACccattttaatgctgtttaCCAAAATTGTGTTCACTTGAAATTAGAAGTGTGTTAGTTATGTTTCACACATTTTAGctgataaaataaaatttcacatcaattaatttgtatttttatgaaaattaaatcaTGCAGTTTGCAAAGATAAAAGGACTTTATGTATTGACGCAGGAGCATTGACTTGTGGTTAAGGCTCTGGACGTAACTTAACTTCTGGGCTCTGTTTGTTAAATGGTCTGGCAAGTGGCTAAACCGAACTTTGGACCAAATGCctctttaaaaataacaaatgttttgttttcctaaagacgaggggagacggTGATCATGGATTACTGCTAAGTAAAGGGAGGTTTTCAGATCTGTAGTTAagatttatatattatatagtacacattttacactgtAACATTAGCTATGATATATTAAGGGAAgctacttgttatttattttgcttgttatcataaataaactactctaaaggactttgttgttattgattctaagttatgtttgttccacgaaagccatttgtttatgttcttactgctgaaacagtctatacaATTAATGGTTATAAGTCAATCTATAATTAAAGTCTTGTCAATTGTCATTGTGTTATTGTCATTGTTGCAAAAATCAGGCCACACAATTTACAAACTTAAGCTGCCAGTTAAAGGTATAGttaatccaaaaatgaaaattctgccatTATTTACTCGCCCTCATATTGTTCCacacctgtatacatttctttgttctgctgaacacacaTGAAGATATTCTggagaatgtttgtaacaaatgaaatctggggcaccattgacttccataatatttttcctactatgaaagtggATGgcgccccagatctgtttggttattaacatttttcaaaatattttcatttgtgttcagcagactaaagacatttttacaagtttggaacaacttgagggcgaggaaatgatgacagaataaaacattttcagtgaactatccctttaacaagaTGCCAAGATAGAGTTTCTCATACtctctgtttgtttttcttatAGGAGACATCGATCTTAGATGAGTATAACATCAATTGGACACAAAAGCTGGGCGCTGGCATCAGTGGTCCTGTAAGGTACGGCACTGCGTCCATGATTTTTACTTTTCTAGCCAAAGAAAATCCAAAATCTCATCATTTGCTGACCTTCGTGTTATTTCAAATCTGTATGACTTTCTTCTATGGAAGACGAACGAATATAAAGAATGAGGGTGAGGAAATAATGAGGCCTTTTTTGTGTGACTAACTCAAAACATCTTCTtttaaaatgctttgaaataacCTTTTGTCGAGTTTTCAGGGTCAGTTTTGGTGAGCTTTTGCAAATATATTAAAGTTGCATTGCGTAACTTTTGGAAGGATctctttacagaaatgcaatataatgggcataactatattatcagtggtgtataaagaccttacataatgaactgtattgtttttattactttagaatgagccgtttttatctacatagaccgcaggtccccttacatagaggttgctgtcatgtttctacagtagcccttaatggacaaactgctctttAGAGTGTGTTTTGtcactacattgtctcagacgatgcagtatttgtcctgtggcggctaccgtagcttctctatgctttttgaaagagtagcgagctgtggactgagtcgtaggttgcaattcacagtctcaccactagatgctgttGAAAATCcacacactggacctttaaaaatgaatattaactctttcccatcATTGAcgattaagagaaaatgcttccctgacaatgacgagtttttactgCAATCCA
The sequence above is drawn from the Misgurnus anguillicaudatus chromosome 22, ASM2758022v2, whole genome shotgun sequence genome and encodes:
- the LOC129440831 gene encoding aldehyde dehydrogenase, mitochondrial, translated to MLPTVFRRTFPQVYRVSACRNLTIPAPNTQPDVHYNKIFINNEWHDAVSKKTFPTINPATGEVICHVAEGDKADVDKAVEAAKNAFKLGSPWRRMDASQRGHLLNRLADCIERDSAYLAELETLDNGKPYAISYCVDVPMVVKCLRYFAGWADKWHGMTIPVDGDYFCYTRHEPVGVCGQIIPWNFPLLMQAWKLGPALATGNTVVMKVAEQTPLTALYVANLIQEVGFPAGVVNIVPGMGPTAGAAISSHMDVDKVAFTGSTDVGQLIQQASANSNLKKVTLELGGKSPNIILSDANMENAVEQSHLALFFNQGQCCCAGSRTFVQESIYDEFMERSVEKAKKRVVGDPFDLKTEHGPQVDDKQFQKILGYIGSGKREGAKLMCGGGAAADRGYFIQPTIFGDVQDNMTIAREEIFGPVMQILKFKSLEEVIERANDSKYGLAAAVFTKDIDKANYVSSGLRAGTVWVNCYNVFATQAPFGGYKASGIGRELGQYVLDNYTEVKTVITKVPQKNS